The nucleotide window GGTCCAACGGGCCGCGGCGTCCCCTGCAAGCAGCGGCCGGCCCGTGTCCCGGCGGATCCGCGGAAGCACTGTCTCCAAATCGGCATCCAGAAACACCACACGGCAGTTGGCTAGGAGTTGCTGCGTGCCGGTGTCGAGTATCGCTCCCCCGCCCAGCGAGATCACGCAGGGATCGCCCGCAGCGGTGAGCAGCGCGGCAACTTCACGCGCCTCGATTTCACGGAAGCCGCGTTCACCTTGGGCACTGAAGATCGAGGGAATGCTGCCGTGTTTGGCCACGATTTTCTTGTCGCTGTCGACAAACTGAAGACCATGACGGGCTGCAAACAACTGGCCCACCGTGGATTTGCCTGATGCCATCGGGCCGATCAACACCAGATGGCGGTCTAACGCCATAGCCATGGAGTCGGGCACTAGTTGCCGATCGAATCCAGCGATTCCGGAATAGCCTCAATGAAGCTGCGCATGTTGCGTGCCGTCTCTGCTACCGAATCGCCGCCGAACTTCTCCGTAACCGCCTGCGCGAGCACCAATGCGACCATAGCCTCGGCGACCACGCCGGCTGCCGGAACGGCGCACACGTCGGAACGCTGGTGATGGGCCTTGGCGTCTTCGCCGGTGCTGACATCGATGGTCTTCAGGGCACGGGGAACGGTGGCGATGGGTTTCATGGCGGCGCGCACTCGCAGCGTATCGCCGATGCTCATGCCGCCCTCGATTCCGCCAGCGCGGTTGGTCGAACGCACGATGGTCCCCCTGGAGTCGCGGACGATCTCATCATGGGCAGCCGAACCCCGGCGGCCGGCGGTCTGGAAGCCGTCTCCGACTTCAACGCCCTTGATCGCCTGGATGCCCATCAGCGCCGCGGCGAGCCGGGCGTCGAGGCGGCGGTCCCAATGCACATAACTGCCCAGCCCCGGCGGCAGGCCGTAGGCCAAGACCTCGACAACCCCTCCCAGGGTCTCGCCTTCCTTGTGGGCGGCGTCAACCTCTTGGACCATGGCCAGCGAAGTCTCGGCGTCGAAGCAGCGCAGCGGATCTTCGTCCAGCGCAATCACATCGGAAGGAAGCGGTACCGGACTTTCGTCGGGGACAGCAACCCGTGCAATCGAAACCGTGTGGCTGACCAGCTCGATGCCCAGGGCCTTCAGGAAATTGGCGGCCACGGTACCAAGGGCCACCCGGGCTGCGGTCTCGCGGGCGCTGGCGCGTTCCAGCACGGGACGGGCTTCGTCGAACCCGTATTTCTGCATTCCGGTGAAATCGGCGTGGCCGGGACGCGGACGCGTCAGCGGCGCGTTGCGGGCCAGTTCGGCCAGCTCCACGGGATCAACCGGATCCGCAGACATGATCTTTTCCCATTTGGGCCACTCGGTGTTGCCCACCTGAATGGCCACCGGGCCACCCTGGGTACGCCCGTGCCGGACGCCACCGGTGATGGTGACGGCGTCTTGCTCAAACTTCATGCGTGCGCCGCGGCCGTAGCCGAGCCGGCGTCGAGCCAGGGCCGCCTGGATGTCGGAGCTGTTGAGCTCCACTCCGGCGGGGACGCCTTCAATAATTCCTACCAAGGCCGGACCATGGGATTCACCGGCAGTTAACCAACGCAGCATGGAAACAATACTGCCATGACCACGGCACCGCTTTAACGCCGGGGCGCGCCCACAGCGTCACACATCACATTTATGACTTGTTCCGGTTCGGCCAGCTCCATGCCCGTGAACAGGCGTACTTGCTCGACCGCCTGGTAGATCAGCATTTCCAAGCCGGGAACAATTGCACCCCCATGCTGATGCCAGACAGCGGCGATCCGGCTCGGCCAAGGATCGTAGGTGACATCCAGCAGCACCCGGGAATCCAGCCGAACTCCCGAGGCATCCAGCCCTTCCGCGATGGGATCGGCTGCGTGCGGGGGCAAGGTGGAAACCACCACTTGTGCCGCAGCCAACTCGGCCACCACGTCATCCCAGCGGGCCACCCGGCACTCCAGCCCTGCGTTGCGTGCCACGGCCAGGACAGCACTGGCCTTCGCCGGGTCGCGCAGACAGACGCTTAGGCTGGACACTTGCAGACCCGCAAGGGCTGCGGCCGCAGCCGCGGCGGTGCCGCCGCCGCCGAGGATGACCGCGTGGCCGCCGGGGGTAGCGCCGGCATGGCGCAGTGCCTCGATGATGCCGGCCACGTCAGTGTTCTGCCCGGCCAACCGAACCGTACCGTCCGGCTGCCGACGCACCACCACAGTATTGAGAACACCCAAGGACCGGACGAGGTCACTTGTCTCGTCCACCAGCGGCACCATGGCAGCCTTGAGCGGCATCGTGACGGACAGCCCGGCCCAGCAGCTGCTCTCCCGCACACCTGCCATGAATGCCGGCAACTGCGCCGGGGTCAGGTCAATGGCCTCATAGGCACAGTCGACACCGAGCAGCCGGTAGGCGGCCCCGTGCAGCAGCGGCGACCGCGAATGACTGATCGGATGGCCCAGGACCGCGGCCCTCCTGGCAGGCACCGGCTCAACCACGGCGGGTGACAGTGCGGTCGGAATTTCTTAGCTGCAACGGCCTTCCTCCTGCTCGCTGCACCAGTTCAGATATTCCTTGGTGTAGGCATTGTGCTCGGCCAGCGTCTCGGAAAACTTGGTTTCACCGGTATCCAGATTCACCGTCACCCAGTAGTAGTACGGCACGTCATCCGGATTGGCCGCGGCATCGATGGCCGGGCCGCCCGGGGAATTGATCGGCCCCACGGGCAGACCGGTGTGGGCGTAGGTGTTGTACGGGTTGGACTTGTCGGTCTTTTCTTCAGGCGTGATGTCATAACCCTTGCGGCCCAGTCCATAGGTGACCGTGGCATCTGACTGGATCAGGCCGTTTGTCTCACTGTTGTCGGGTTGCAGCCGGTTCTCGATGGCACCGGCAACCGCGCCGTAATCGGCTTCGCCCGCCTCGGCCTCGATGATGCTGGCTATGGTCAGCACGCGGAACTGCTGGTCGGCCTCGGTAATCCCGTCCGATTCCAGACGCTCGATCGTGTTGCCGATCATCTCGCGCAGGATTTCCTCCGCGGTGATATCCAGCGGGAACCGGTATTCGGCCGGGAAAAGATAGCCCTCCAGGTTCCGTGCCTGCTCGGGTAGGCCCAATGCCTGCGGGTCCTCGGCCAGTTTGGCGAATTCGGCAACGGGGATCCGGGTCCCCTCGGACAGGGCCTTGAACACTTCTTCCTGCCGCCAGGTCCGGTTGATGGCCGCATAATGCACGCCTTCGTTGCTTTCCTCCAACAGGATTGACGCCGCCGCAGCAGCCGGCATGCGGTACTTCAACGGATACTGCCCCGGCTGGATTTCCCGGCCCGCGGCCTGGTTCGAAACCTCATCGACGAAAGTATCGGTGGAGGCAACAATGTCCTGTTCCACCAGCGAAGCGGCGATGGCGAGCGGGCCGGCGCCCTGTTCGACCGTGAACGTCACCTGGCCTTCACCGGGGCCTTCATAGTCCTTGAGCTCGTTCATGCCCAGCAGGTTCTGCAGGAGCAAGACCACGCCGATCAGGCCTGCCGCGAATACGCTAAAGACCACCAGCATGATGATGTTGCGCCTGCGCCGGCGCTGCCGCTTGATCTTGTTCCGGCGACTACGTTTGATCACCGGCGACTCGTTGTAGAAGACGTCACGATCATCGTCATACCCATGGGCAAGGTGATCGGCCTCATAGGCCAACTCGTCAGCGGGCTGTTGTTCCGGATACGGAGGATGCTCCGGATAAGTATTACTCACCGTCTGCTCTCACCATCGCTGTCATGTACGTGTGGAATTTCCGTCTCCTCTTCCAATGCCTGGGCTCCTCTGCGGATTGAATCCGGAACGGCCACAGGACTCCCCACGTCC belongs to Arthrobacter crystallopoietes and includes:
- a CDS encoding shikimate kinase, with protein sequence MALDRHLVLIGPMASGKSTVGQLFAARHGLQFVDSDKKIVAKHGSIPSIFSAQGERGFREIEAREVAALLTAAGDPCVISLGGGAILDTGTQQLLANCRVVFLDADLETVLPRIRRDTGRPLLAGDAAARWTEMAERRRPTYLKLADLVLTTRNKSQAELVEELSTLLNERQNS
- the aroC gene encoding chorismate synthase → MLRWLTAGESHGPALVGIIEGVPAGVELNSSDIQAALARRRLGYGRGARMKFEQDAVTITGGVRHGRTQGGPVAIQVGNTEWPKWEKIMSADPVDPVELAELARNAPLTRPRPGHADFTGMQKYGFDEARPVLERASARETAARVALGTVAANFLKALGIELVSHTVSIARVAVPDESPVPLPSDVIALDEDPLRCFDAETSLAMVQEVDAAHKEGETLGGVVEVLAYGLPPGLGSYVHWDRRLDARLAAALMGIQAIKGVEVGDGFQTAGRRGSAAHDEIVRDSRGTIVRSTNRAGGIEGGMSIGDTLRVRAAMKPIATVPRALKTIDVSTGEDAKAHHQRSDVCAVPAAGVVAEAMVALVLAQAVTEKFGGDSVAETARNMRSFIEAIPESLDSIGN
- a CDS encoding shikimate dehydrogenase: MVEPVPARRAAVLGHPISHSRSPLLHGAAYRLLGVDCAYEAIDLTPAQLPAFMAGVRESSCWAGLSVTMPLKAAMVPLVDETSDLVRSLGVLNTVVVRRQPDGTVRLAGQNTDVAGIIEALRHAGATPGGHAVILGGGGTAAAAAAALAGLQVSSLSVCLRDPAKASAVLAVARNAGLECRVARWDDVVAELAAAQVVVSTLPPHAADPIAEGLDASGVRLDSRVLLDVTYDPWPSRIAAVWHQHGGAIVPGLEMLIYQAVEQVRLFTGMELAEPEQVINVMCDAVGAPRR
- the mltG gene encoding endolytic transglycosylase MltG, whose product is MSNTYPEHPPYPEQQPADELAYEADHLAHGYDDDRDVFYNESPVIKRSRRNKIKRQRRRRRNIIMLVVFSVFAAGLIGVVLLLQNLLGMNELKDYEGPGEGQVTFTVEQGAGPLAIAASLVEQDIVASTDTFVDEVSNQAAGREIQPGQYPLKYRMPAAAAASILLEESNEGVHYAAINRTWRQEEVFKALSEGTRIPVAEFAKLAEDPQALGLPEQARNLEGYLFPAEYRFPLDITAEEILREMIGNTIERLESDGITEADQQFRVLTIASIIEAEAGEADYGAVAGAIENRLQPDNSETNGLIQSDATVTYGLGRKGYDITPEEKTDKSNPYNTYAHTGLPVGPINSPGGPAIDAAANPDDVPYYYWVTVNLDTGETKFSETLAEHNAYTKEYLNWCSEQEEGRCS